The Polyangia bacterium genome has a window encoding:
- the qatB gene encoding Qat anti-phage system associated protein QatB, with protein sequence MGTSGSYGGPGGGTPLVPSWLGSGVGEGLAGPDAGTNASEGDQSTGGDADGAAPSVSPGTVPSPSLPSATAFSAAQAPPTLRRFTGGRGNFSRFARSGGSDRRSLGRAVSNHVSSASGGAATAARRMGASRGSGARLLGFLSDVRTRGVSAALEALNLQALAGRSAQDVFLGLVDFVCPNGGTVDDGIAREAFIETIVELAEQGFPDLDALTVDQMQTVFELYATHAIEARLCNDIGTNAIVLPASAQAVANVEMQLRDFIKNGVADALAKAGDALQALTRENVLGFVDEVYQDAFRILLALAEAEDDKDDDE encoded by the coding sequence ATGGGGACGTCGGGCTCCTACGGTGGCCCGGGCGGTGGGACACCTCTCGTTCCGAGTTGGCTCGGTTCTGGCGTCGGAGAGGGTTTGGCGGGGCCCGATGCCGGAACGAACGCCAGTGAGGGCGACCAGTCCACGGGTGGCGACGCCGATGGTGCTGCCCCGAGCGTCTCCCCAGGGACGGTTCCATCACCAAGTCTTCCATCTGCGACCGCTTTCAGCGCCGCGCAGGCGCCGCCAACGTTGCGTCGCTTTACCGGCGGGCGTGGCAACTTCTCACGGTTTGCCAGATCAGGTGGTTCGGATCGTCGGAGCCTAGGCCGGGCCGTATCAAACCATGTGTCCTCAGCTTCGGGCGGGGCAGCAACCGCCGCTCGACGCATGGGAGCATCGAGAGGGTCCGGTGCACGACTTCTCGGATTTCTATCTGATGTGCGCACCCGTGGCGTCAGCGCCGCACTGGAGGCGCTCAATCTCCAGGCTCTTGCCGGGCGGTCTGCCCAGGACGTCTTCCTGGGACTGGTCGATTTCGTGTGCCCGAACGGCGGAACGGTGGACGACGGCATCGCACGCGAGGCGTTCATCGAGACCATCGTCGAACTCGCCGAACAGGGATTCCCCGATCTCGATGCGCTCACGGTCGATCAGATGCAAACGGTCTTCGAACTCTACGCGACGCACGCGATCGAGGCCCGCCTTTGCAACGACATCGGCACGAACGCGATTGTGCTACCAGCAAGTGCGCAGGCGGTCGCGAACGTCGAAATGCAGCTCCGTGACTTTATAAAGAACGGGGTTGCCGACGCCCTGGCCAAGGCCGGCGATGCGCTTCAGGCTCTGACCCGAGAGAATGTCCTCGGCTTCGTCGACGAGGTGTACCAGGACGCGTTCAGGATCTTGCTGGCCCTTGCCGAGGCTGAAGATGACAAGGACGACGACGAATGA
- the qatA gene encoding Qat anti-phage system ATPase QatA — MILTDNETKVDLLNNEAIAKTITKLLRGRPDHPVTIGVHGDWGAGKSSILEMIEAGLEAEKAVLCLKFNGWRFQGFEDAKIALIEGIVTGLVEKRPLLTKAGEAVKNVFRRIDWLKVAKKAGGLALTAFTGIPTPDQIHGIVGMLEGWLADPTKLATAANIKTAIEGVGGLLKPGDENKNVPEEIREFRKAFDELLKKAGVEQLVVLIDDLDRCLPDTAIETLEAVRLFVFTARTAFVVAADEAMIEYAVRKHFPELPDTTGPRDYARNYLEKLIQIPFRIPALGETETRIYVTLLLIGAAIGESEPEFNNLVAKAREQLKRPWASGALDAGAVQTALGTHADKAGPALNLSDQIGPILAAGTRGNPRQIKRFLNSLQLRHQIAEARGFGDEVKLPILAKLMLAERFVSRLFDHIASTAAVSVDGHCSDLAALEAAAAPPAQTSSSAPKTASTATATKNSAGTTDPAKVETAKTANDTAVLTEWLASPQIMGWARVQPPLAEIDLRPYLFVAKDRKDFFGASALGHLAGVVDRLLGSKMSVQGMEPTLKALVPIEAGQVFEAVCARIIGGDAFDAQPDGVAGLIVLVKAHPALQMSLVDFLGRLPRDRVGPWVVSGWTGVITDASATTRFEELLTLWSTSKNAMLKSAVGVLKTKKVSH, encoded by the coding sequence ATGATCCTCACCGACAACGAGACCAAGGTCGACCTCCTCAACAATGAGGCCATCGCGAAGACCATCACCAAACTTCTCCGGGGTCGGCCGGACCACCCGGTGACCATCGGCGTCCACGGTGACTGGGGGGCCGGAAAGTCCAGCATTCTGGAAATGATCGAGGCCGGCCTGGAGGCAGAGAAAGCTGTGCTCTGCCTCAAGTTCAACGGCTGGCGTTTCCAGGGTTTTGAGGACGCGAAGATCGCCCTCATCGAAGGAATCGTGACCGGCCTTGTCGAGAAACGACCGTTGCTCACGAAGGCGGGCGAGGCGGTCAAGAACGTCTTCCGCCGAATCGACTGGCTCAAGGTAGCGAAGAAGGCCGGCGGTCTCGCGCTCACGGCCTTCACCGGGATTCCGACACCCGACCAAATCCACGGCATCGTCGGGATGCTCGAGGGGTGGCTCGCGGACCCAACCAAACTAGCGACCGCGGCGAATATCAAGACCGCGATCGAGGGCGTCGGCGGGCTCCTGAAACCTGGAGACGAGAACAAGAACGTTCCCGAAGAGATCAGAGAATTCCGCAAGGCATTCGACGAACTCTTGAAAAAGGCCGGCGTCGAACAGCTCGTCGTGTTGATCGACGATCTCGATCGCTGTCTCCCGGACACGGCAATCGAGACGCTCGAGGCGGTTAGGCTGTTCGTCTTCACAGCCCGCACCGCTTTCGTCGTCGCTGCTGATGAAGCGATGATCGAGTATGCCGTCCGCAAACACTTCCCTGAACTTCCGGACACCACCGGACCGCGCGACTACGCCCGCAACTATTTGGAGAAGCTGATCCAAATCCCCTTCCGAATCCCAGCGCTCGGCGAAACGGAGACTCGGATCTACGTGACGCTCCTGCTGATCGGAGCGGCCATCGGTGAATCTGAGCCCGAGTTCAACAACTTGGTCGCCAAGGCGCGGGAGCAGTTGAAGCGACCGTGGGCGAGTGGCGCGCTTGATGCCGGAGCCGTGCAGACTGCCTTGGGTACGCACGCGGACAAGGCTGGACCAGCGCTGAACCTCAGTGATCAGATCGGGCCGATTCTGGCGGCTGGTACAAGAGGCAATCCTCGACAAATCAAGCGCTTCCTCAACTCACTGCAGCTTCGCCATCAGATCGCCGAGGCGAGGGGGTTCGGCGACGAGGTGAAGCTCCCCATATTGGCGAAACTGATGCTCGCGGAACGCTTCGTCTCTCGGCTTTTTGACCACATCGCGAGCACGGCAGCTGTATCGGTCGATGGCCACTGCAGTGATCTCGCGGCGCTGGAGGCCGCGGCAGCGCCCCCGGCACAGACGTCCTCGAGCGCGCCGAAGACTGCGTCGACAGCGACGGCTACCAAGAATTCCGCAGGCACGACAGACCCTGCGAAGGTGGAGACCGCCAAGACGGCAAACGACACCGCAGTACTTACTGAGTGGCTCGCCTCACCGCAGATCATGGGGTGGGCTCGTGTCCAGCCGCCATTGGCGGAAATTGATCTCCGCCCCTATCTGTTCGTTGCGAAGGATCGAAAGGACTTCTTCGGCGCGTCCGCCCTCGGACACCTTGCCGGCGTCGTAGATCGACTACTCGGATCCAAAATGTCCGTGCAGGGGATGGAGCCTACGCTGAAGGCGCTGGTTCCCATTGAAGCCGGTCAAGTGTTCGAGGCGGTCTGCGCGCGCATTATCGGTGGCGACGCATTCGACGCACAGCCCGACGGCGTCGCTGGATTAATCGTTCTCGTTAAGGCCCATCCAGCCCTCCAGATGAGCCTTGTCGACTTCCTCGGCCGGCTTCCCCGTGACCGCGTCGGGCCGTGGGTCGTCAGTGGTTGGACTGGAGTAATCACCGACGCGTCAGCGACCACCCGCTTCGAGGAGCTCCTCACCCTTTGGAGCACGAGCAAGAACGCGATGCTGAAATCAGCGGTGGGGGTACTAAAAACAAAGAAGGTGAGTCACTGA
- a CDS encoding helix-turn-helix domain-containing protein has protein sequence MTNTKDFVADVPDELWDANDVARYLKVSRSWVYQRAESGRLPCLRVGGLVRFDPATVRAFARGEVQPPKVLPFPTSPSGKNG, from the coding sequence ATGACCAACACAAAGGACTTTGTAGCTGACGTCCCGGACGAACTCTGGGACGCGAACGACGTGGCCCGGTATCTGAAGGTGAGCCGCTCCTGGGTCTACCAGCGGGCGGAGTCCGGCCGGCTACCGTGCCTGCGGGTCGGGGGTCTGGTCCGGTTCGATCCCGCGACGGTGCGGGCGTTTGCCCGGGGCGAGGTGCAGCCGCCCAAGGTGCTGCCTTTTCCGACTTCTCCGTCGGGAAAAAACGGTTGA
- a CDS encoding VWA domain-containing protein, producing the protein MGALATFFRELTLQRPAWLLLLLAAPALWLVGRRSLADFSAGQLALQTALRTLILAGVTLCLAQPSLRRDVADVSVVVLADVSASLSDAALEAERQAIASVEAVADRRRLTRSLPVRVVRFARDASEWGAAGQRLPPLQRFAGQDSLDTDIAKAVTLGGGLIDATALPRLLLLSDGQPTAGDAWQAAERAATRGVRIDVLRLRAGPDSLGDGDVAVDRIDAPDEVRARAPFDLQIRLLSDHADQIRLRLEQNGRGEKPTAERTVEVAPGLTVVPWTTRIDEAGVGIFRAKILAAARNRHPENDQGALAVATTPEPRVLCVDSQPDAVAAFARALENEKIAVDVRGPSDGLTTAALQRYDLVIISDVARTALGDGAMAVLDAFVEAGGGLLMAGGPGSFGSGGYAGSRLASLLPVRLDVPEKLDEATLALALVIDRSGSMSGPKMDLTKEAARATAELMPPNDQIAVIVFDNQAVPVVRLQQAANRLRILDDIARIQASGGTNILAGLREAVDELTPARARKKHIILLSDGQSAYDGIADLVDAGSNAQITFSAVGVGDGADQTLLQMIASRGGGRFYHTRDPASIPRIFSRETSQLGRHSIVEEPTTVRAGKRAEALNGIALAEAPKLRGYTVTRARPEADLLLTTGDGAPLLARWQVGLGQVAAWTSDIKPRWSADWMRWPAFPKFWAQVVRSTMRRRAATHLPLVAALSGDNLTITIDAVGDDDQFLSGLQGTVAMVTAAASADANVNTSPTATASSRKLPLIETAPGRYEAHAGLAAPAGGALLLTAELRRGTLPVAEASGRLALTYARELRPRIEAARALDDRTDGTRLLEALAARTGGTILDDPARVLDPGADHRTAQVPVRTEILLGTVGLFLLDVLIRRVRLPIRKKQGH; encoded by the coding sequence ATGGGCGCGCTGGCCACCTTTTTTCGCGAGCTGACGCTGCAGCGGCCGGCGTGGTTGCTGCTGCTGCTGGCGGCCCCGGCGCTGTGGCTGGTGGGGCGGCGCTCGCTGGCCGATTTTTCGGCGGGCCAGCTGGCGCTGCAGACGGCGCTGCGCACGCTGATCTTGGCCGGCGTGACGCTGTGTCTGGCGCAGCCGTCTTTGCGGCGCGACGTCGCCGATGTGTCGGTGGTGGTGCTGGCGGATGTGTCGGCCAGCCTGTCGGACGCGGCCCTGGAGGCCGAGCGTCAGGCGATCGCCAGCGTGGAAGCGGTCGCCGACCGACGCCGCCTGACTCGATCCCTGCCGGTGCGTGTGGTCCGTTTCGCCCGGGACGCCAGCGAATGGGGTGCGGCGGGCCAGCGCTTGCCGCCGCTGCAACGGTTCGCCGGCCAAGACAGCCTGGACACCGACATCGCCAAGGCGGTGACCTTGGGCGGCGGTCTGATCGACGCGACGGCGCTGCCGCGGCTGCTGCTGCTCTCCGACGGACAGCCCACCGCCGGCGACGCCTGGCAAGCCGCCGAGCGGGCGGCCACCCGCGGCGTGCGCATCGATGTCCTGCGCTTGCGCGCTGGCCCCGATTCGCTGGGCGACGGCGACGTGGCGGTCGATCGCATTGATGCACCGGACGAGGTTCGCGCGCGCGCGCCGTTCGATCTGCAGATCCGTCTGCTGTCCGATCACGCTGACCAGATCCGGCTGCGCCTGGAACAGAACGGCCGCGGCGAAAAGCCCACCGCCGAGCGCACCGTCGAGGTCGCGCCCGGCCTGACCGTCGTCCCGTGGACCACGCGCATCGACGAAGCCGGCGTCGGAATTTTCCGGGCGAAGATCCTCGCCGCCGCCCGCAACCGCCACCCTGAAAACGATCAAGGCGCGCTGGCCGTTGCCACCACGCCCGAGCCGCGCGTCCTGTGCGTCGACAGCCAGCCCGACGCGGTGGCGGCGTTTGCGCGCGCGCTGGAAAATGAAAAGATCGCCGTCGACGTGCGCGGTCCGAGCGACGGTCTGACCACGGCGGCGCTGCAGCGATACGATCTGGTGATCATCTCCGACGTGGCGCGCACCGCGCTGGGCGACGGCGCCATGGCCGTGCTGGATGCCTTCGTCGAAGCTGGTGGTGGTCTGTTGATGGCCGGCGGTCCCGGCAGCTTCGGCTCGGGTGGCTATGCCGGCAGCCGCCTGGCGTCGCTGTTGCCGGTGCGGCTGGATGTGCCGGAAAAATTGGATGAAGCCACGCTGGCCCTGGCGCTGGTCATCGATCGTTCTGGATCGATGAGCGGTCCGAAGATGGATCTGACCAAGGAAGCGGCCCGCGCCACCGCCGAGCTGATGCCGCCAAATGATCAGATCGCGGTGATCGTCTTCGACAACCAGGCCGTGCCGGTGGTGCGCCTGCAACAAGCCGCCAACAGGTTGCGCATCTTGGACGACATCGCGCGCATCCAGGCCAGCGGCGGCACCAACATCTTGGCCGGCCTGCGCGAAGCGGTCGACGAGCTGACGCCGGCGCGCGCCCGCAAGAAACACATCATCCTGCTTTCCGACGGACAGTCAGCGTACGACGGCATCGCTGATCTGGTGGACGCAGGCAGCAACGCGCAGATCACCTTCTCCGCGGTGGGCGTCGGTGACGGCGCGGATCAAACGCTGCTGCAGATGATCGCCAGCCGCGGCGGCGGCCGCTTTTATCACACCCGCGATCCGGCCAGCATCCCGCGCATCTTCAGTCGCGAGACCTCGCAGCTGGGACGCCATTCGATCGTTGAAGAGCCAACGACTGTGCGCGCCGGCAAGCGCGCGGAAGCGCTGAACGGCATCGCCTTGGCCGAAGCCCCCAAACTGCGCGGATACACCGTGACGCGCGCGCGGCCCGAAGCCGATCTGCTGCTGACCACCGGCGACGGCGCGCCCCTTTTGGCCCGCTGGCAAGTGGGCCTGGGCCAGGTGGCGGCGTGGACCAGCGATATCAAGCCGCGCTGGTCCGCCGACTGGATGCGCTGGCCGGCGTTCCCCAAGTTCTGGGCTCAGGTCGTGCGCAGCACCATGCGCCGGCGCGCCGCCACTCACCTGCCTTTGGTCGCGGCGCTGAGCGGCGACAACCTGACCATCACCATCGACGCCGTCGGTGACGACGACCAGTTCTTGAGCGGCCTGCAGGGCACCGTCGCCATGGTCACCGCCGCCGCGTCCGCGGACGCCAACGTGAACACCTCACCGACGGCGACCGCTTCGTCGCGCAAGCTGCCACTGATCGAAACCGCGCCTGGCCGTTATGAAGCGCACGCTGGCCTGGCCGCGCCCGCCGGCGGCGCGTTGCTGCTCACCGCCGAGCTGCGGCGAGGCACCCTGCCCGTCGCCGAGGCCAGCGGCCGCCTGGCCCTGACCTACGCGCGCGAGCTGCGACCGCGCATCGAAGCGGCGCGAGCACTCGACGACCGCACCGACGGCACGCGTTTGCTGGAGGCGCTGGCGGCCCGCACCGGAGGGACCATTCTGGACGACCCGGCGCGGGTGCTGGACCCCGGCGCCGACCACCGCACCGCCCAGGTGCCGGTTCGCACCGAGATCCTTTTGGGGACCGTCGGACTGTTCTTGCTGGATGTTTTGATACGCCGGGTACGGCTGCCCATCCGGAAAAAACAAGGACATTGA
- a CDS encoding VWA domain-containing protein, whose protein sequence is MGGLPAGVAAGVAVVGAAALTGLYLLKRQRRQVVVAFAPLWTAVGGERRSERWARRLRRWVSLLLQLAFLGLLLLAAADPRPATANDRGRSIVVLIDRSASMGARDEDGPRLERARRAADAVVDGLGGGDRAMMVSFAADVSPESGFDDDPARLRAAIAPLMVSEEPGDLLAALRFARAVLRERPHPTLILISDGAFPEDAREQIGLDDAAATDGGLSLAGIDARFVAVGKRQNNVALLSLSARRKPADPTAVEAALVLQNFRPVTTTAVVEIAAGPQAVPIDRLRLTLAPGQRVRHLLPDVPAADTRLQATLLPDAGSATDDLALDDRAFAVVPAARRLKVLRVGRGDLFVDGALLSLGDAVDVRRAPAEAAESTRATWNDYDVVIFDGVTPATAPVAGRFLFLDPNGAGSPFPARGSLSEPIISDSKSHHPLLRHLSLADVNIAKARRLVLAPDDTAVASALGNPLIVARTRPGLRAVALAFDVRQSDLPMRTAFPLLLANGLSFLAGVEQTPTIAVATGQTAHVPIAAGAATLILTDPTGKSRPLTALGDSLDLPIVSVGFYRIDGRTRDGRATAPVVFAANLNDAVESDTAPVSTLTLGGRRWPAPDPPRRQAQRPYWAWALLAAAALTLFEWASYHRRWTA, encoded by the coding sequence ATGGGAGGCCTTCCGGCCGGGGTCGCGGCCGGCGTGGCGGTGGTGGGGGCCGCCGCGCTGACTGGACTTTATCTGCTGAAGCGACAGCGGCGGCAGGTGGTGGTGGCGTTCGCGCCGCTGTGGACCGCTGTCGGCGGCGAGCGACGTTCGGAAAGATGGGCGCGCCGGCTGCGGCGCTGGGTGTCGTTGCTGCTGCAGCTCGCCTTCCTGGGCTTGCTGTTGCTGGCGGCCGCCGATCCGCGCCCGGCCACCGCGAACGATCGCGGCCGCAGCATCGTGGTGCTGATCGATCGCTCGGCGTCGATGGGCGCCCGCGACGAAGACGGCCCGCGCCTGGAACGGGCGCGCCGCGCCGCCGACGCCGTCGTCGATGGGCTGGGCGGCGGCGACCGGGCGATGATGGTTTCGTTCGCCGCCGACGTCAGCCCGGAGAGTGGCTTCGACGACGACCCGGCTCGGCTGCGCGCCGCCATCGCCCCGCTGATGGTCAGCGAAGAACCGGGCGATCTGCTGGCCGCCCTGCGCTTCGCCCGCGCCGTGCTGCGCGAGCGCCCGCACCCGACGCTGATCCTGATCAGCGATGGCGCCTTTCCGGAAGACGCCCGGGAACAGATCGGCTTGGACGACGCGGCGGCCACCGACGGCGGGCTGTCGCTGGCCGGCATCGACGCCCGCTTCGTGGCCGTCGGCAAGCGTCAGAACAACGTCGCCCTGCTGTCGCTGTCCGCGCGGCGAAAGCCGGCCGATCCAACCGCGGTGGAGGCAGCGCTGGTGCTGCAAAATTTCCGCCCGGTCACCACCACCGCGGTGGTGGAGATCGCCGCCGGTCCACAGGCCGTCCCCATCGATCGCCTGCGCCTGACGCTGGCGCCGGGCCAGCGCGTGCGTCATCTGTTGCCCGACGTCCCGGCCGCCGACACCCGCCTGCAAGCGACGCTGTTGCCCGACGCCGGCAGCGCCACCGACGATCTGGCGCTGGACGATCGCGCCTTCGCCGTGGTGCCCGCCGCCCGACGCCTGAAGGTCTTGCGCGTGGGCCGCGGCGATCTGTTCGTCGACGGCGCGCTGCTGAGCCTGGGCGATGCGGTCGACGTGCGGCGTGCCCCGGCGGAGGCCGCCGAGAGCACGCGCGCAACCTGGAACGACTATGACGTGGTGATCTTCGACGGCGTCACGCCGGCCACGGCGCCGGTGGCGGGACGATTTCTTTTTCTCGATCCAAACGGCGCCGGCAGCCCGTTCCCCGCGCGCGGCAGCCTCAGTGAGCCGATCATCTCGGACAGCAAATCGCACCATCCGCTGCTGCGGCACCTCAGCCTGGCGGACGTGAACATCGCCAAGGCGCGCCGGCTGGTGCTGGCGCCCGACGACACCGCGGTGGCGTCGGCGCTGGGGAACCCTCTGATCGTCGCGCGCACGCGTCCCGGGTTGCGCGCGGTGGCGTTGGCCTTCGACGTGCGACAATCGGATCTGCCGATGCGGACGGCGTTTCCACTGCTGCTGGCCAACGGTCTGTCGTTTCTTGCCGGTGTCGAACAGACACCAACCATCGCGGTGGCCACCGGCCAGACCGCGCACGTTCCGATCGCCGCCGGCGCGGCGACCCTGATCTTGACCGACCCGACGGGAAAATCGCGGCCCTTGACCGCGCTCGGGGACAGCCTGGATCTGCCGATCGTCTCGGTCGGTTTTTACCGCATCGACGGCCGCACGCGCGACGGCCGCGCCACTGCGCCGGTGGTGTTCGCCGCCAACTTGAACGACGCCGTAGAATCGGACACCGCGCCGGTCTCGACACTGACGCTGGGCGGTCGCCGGTGGCCGGCGCCGGATCCGCCGCGGCGCCAGGCGCAACGACCGTATTGGGCCTGGGCGTTGCTCGCCGCCGCTGCGCTGACCCTGTTCGAGTGGGCGAGCTATCACCGTCGCTGGACGGCCTGA
- a CDS encoding DUF58 domain-containing protein — protein MSAAAPTAASVADPPSARFDERFLRTLETLSVIVKRRFAGLARADRRTRRVGSGIEFADHRAYAAGDDLRYLDWNLYGRVGRLLVRLFEEDEDLSISVLVDSSASMGMGQPRKLDVALQVGAALAYVGLSNLDRVALYPINDTLAGGLPPARGKGHILPLLRFLDGVAPVGRTDLATAVKTFLRQQRRGRRGLVILISDFYDPAGYRQALDLLRYNRFELMVIQISAPDEANPSLRGELTIRDVETGEERELTIAPAVVEAYRRRRTALLRGIEGFCREHAVPCFCITSDTPFDQVVLRLFRAGGVLG, from the coding sequence ATGAGCGCAGCCGCTCCCACCGCCGCCTCGGTCGCCGATCCGCCCAGCGCCCGCTTCGACGAACGATTCTTGCGCACGCTGGAAACCCTGAGCGTGATCGTCAAGCGCCGCTTCGCCGGTCTGGCCCGCGCCGATCGCCGCACGCGGCGGGTGGGCAGCGGGATCGAATTCGCTGATCACCGCGCTTATGCCGCCGGCGACGATCTCCGCTACCTGGACTGGAATCTGTACGGCCGGGTCGGCCGCCTGCTGGTGCGCCTGTTCGAAGAGGACGAAGATCTTTCCATCTCCGTTCTCGTCGACTCCAGCGCCTCGATGGGCATGGGCCAGCCGCGCAAGCTGGACGTCGCGCTGCAGGTGGGCGCGGCGTTGGCTTACGTCGGGCTCAGCAATCTGGATCGGGTGGCGCTGTACCCGATCAACGACACGCTGGCGGGCGGTTTGCCGCCAGCGCGCGGGAAAGGCCACATCCTGCCGCTCTTGCGTTTCCTCGACGGCGTGGCGCCGGTCGGCCGCACTGATTTGGCCACCGCGGTGAAAACGTTTTTGCGGCAGCAGCGGCGCGGGCGGCGCGGTCTGGTCATCTTGATCTCCGACTTCTACGACCCCGCCGGCTATCGGCAGGCGCTGGATCTATTGCGCTATAACCGCTTCGAGTTGATGGTCATCCAGATCAGCGCGCCCGACGAGGCCAACCCGTCGTTGCGCGGCGAGCTCACCATCCGCGACGTGGAGACCGGCGAAGAGCGCGAGCTGACCATCGCGCCCGCGGTGGTCGAGGCCTACCGACGCCGGCGGACGGCGCTGCTGCGGGGTATCGAAGGCTTTTGCCGCGAGCACGCCGTCCCTTGCTTCTGCATCACCTCCGACACGCCTTTCGATCAGGTGGTGCTGCGGCTTTTTCGCGCCGGCGGCGTTCTCGGCTGA
- a CDS encoding AAA family ATPase — MTSASATPPVADLSADPAADPAAVSRLVADFRRDLDLLYSAIGRRLVGHIDIVEGVVSALLAGGHVLLEGVPGLGKTLLVRTLGEALELSFSRVQFTPDLMPSDVIGTNMIIESGGDRRFEFQRGPIFAHLVLADEINRATPKTQSALLEAMQEQSVTVGKTTYPLEAPFFVLATQNPIEMEGTYPLPEAQLDRFLFKLRVDFPRRDDLHAILDRTTGAPEPPQGPVLGRARVLQMRALVRQVPVARPIQDYVVRIIEATHPTRSPLAEVKKFVRYGSSPRGAQAVILAAKIRAIRDARFAPSFADVRAVLAPALRHRVLLNFEGEAEGIATDAIVAGVVAALPETE, encoded by the coding sequence ATGACCAGCGCCAGCGCAACACCGCCCGTCGCCGATCTCTCTGCCGATCCTGCCGCCGATCCTGCCGCCGTCAGCCGATTGGTGGCTGATTTTCGGCGCGACCTGGATCTTCTGTACTCCGCCATCGGCAGACGTCTGGTTGGGCACATCGACATTGTCGAAGGCGTGGTGTCGGCGCTGCTGGCCGGCGGCCACGTCCTGCTGGAAGGAGTGCCCGGCCTGGGCAAGACCCTGCTGGTGCGCACGCTGGGCGAGGCGCTGGAGCTCTCTTTTTCGCGCGTGCAGTTCACGCCAGACCTGATGCCCTCCGACGTCATCGGCACCAACATGATCATCGAAAGCGGCGGCGATCGTCGGTTCGAATTCCAGCGCGGACCAATTTTTGCGCACCTCGTGCTGGCCGACGAGATCAACCGCGCCACGCCCAAGACCCAGTCCGCGCTGCTGGAGGCGATGCAGGAGCAGTCCGTCACCGTCGGAAAGACCACCTATCCGCTGGAGGCGCCGTTCTTCGTCCTGGCCACCCAGAACCCGATCGAAATGGAAGGCACCTATCCGCTGCCAGAGGCGCAGCTGGATCGGTTCTTGTTCAAGCTGCGGGTGGATTTCCCGCGCCGCGACGATCTACACGCCATCCTGGATCGCACGACGGGCGCGCCGGAACCGCCGCAGGGTCCGGTACTGGGCCGCGCGCGCGTGCTGCAGATGCGCGCGCTGGTGCGGCAAGTGCCGGTGGCGCGGCCGATCCAGGATTACGTCGTGCGCATCATCGAGGCCACGCACCCCACCCGCTCGCCCTTGGCCGAGGTGAAGAAGTTTGTTCGTTACGGCAGCTCGCCACGCGGGGCGCAAGCGGTGATCCTGGCGGCGAAGATCCGGGCCATCCGCGATGCGCGCTTTGCGCCGTCATTTGCCGACGTGCGAGCGGTGCTGGCACCCGCGCTGCGCCACCGCGTGCTCTTGAACTTCGAAGGCGAGGCCGAGGGGATCGCCACCGACGCCATCGTGGCGGGCGTGGTGGCCGCGCTTCCGGAAACCGAATGA